The region ATCTGCGACCCTCCGAATCTGCTTGGGGCAATCGGTTTTGACATAGCGCCGGGACATGACCGAATTGGGGCCAAAGCGGTCGGCGTGGTTGATGCGGGTCCAACGTGGGTGAGAATCCCTCTTGCGGACAGGCATACTCCTGTGTTAATCGTTTTACTGTTAATCGTTTAACAGCGACGGGAGGCGCTGGTCCATGAGCAAGAGGAAACCGTCAATCCGGGACGTCGCCGCGCTCGCGGGTGTGTCCACCGCGACGGTTTCCAACGTCTTCAGCGGCCGCAAGCCGGTCAATGACGAGCTCAAGGAAAGCGTCCACAAGGCCGCCAGGCGCCTGGGATACCAGGTCGACCGCGCAGCCTCGCAATTGCGGTCCGGCCGCACCCGCATCATCGCCGTGCTCGTCCCGGACCTGACCGACACGTTCTTCGCCACCATCGTCTCGCGCCTCGAAACCGCGGCGATCGCCGAGGGCTATGACGTCGTCGTCGCAAGCTCCCACAACGACCGGTCGGTGGAGTCGTCCCGTCTCAAGGCGCTCCTGTCCTGGCGACCGGAGGGACTGATCGCGGTGCCCTGCTCAAGCGTCATTCCGCGGGAACTGCGCGAAGCCAAGGGTACCGTACCCATGGTGCTGGTCGACCGTGTGGCGACGCAGGATGCCATCGCCGACACGGTCACCATCGACAACCGCGAGGCCGGAGAGATCGCCGCGCTGCATCTCCTGGAAAACGGCCACCGCAATATCGCGATCGGCGTCTCCGATCTCGATCATCCGCCGATCCTGGAGCGGACCGAGGGCGCCGCCGCGATCATCGAAAAGCGGACCGGCCGGCGCCCGATCATCCTGAACCTTGGCTCCGACATCACGGTGGGCACGGATACGCTGCTCAAATGGATGGAGCGCCATCCGGTGCCGGAAGCGGTGATCGCGCTCACCAACGTCACGACGCTCAGTGTGCTGTCGGCGCTGGCCGAACACCATATCGACATTCCGAGCCGGGCGTCGGTCGTTGCCTTTGACGATTACGCCTGGATGTCCGCCCGCAACACCGGATTGACGGCCATTCGCCAGCCCGTGGACGAGATCGCGTCGACAGCCTGGCGCCGGCTGCAATTGCGGATCGATAGCGGCAGCGACATTCCGATCACGCCGACCGTTCTGAACGCCGGCCTGATCGTGCGCGCCTCTGTGCGCGACCTGAACGCGTCAGGCAGCAGCAGCGAAAGCCCGGAACGCCGGCCGCCTGCGGCACGGGAAGCCGGGGGCGAGGAAACAGAAAAGATCCACTGATGCCCGGCCGCGGGAACGCGGCCATCGGGCAGACAGGCGGCTGAGACCGCAGCATGGACAGTCAAGGGAGGAAAGAGGAGGAAATTACCGGACGTCAGAAACAAACACGCGGGGATGCTCGTCACAACCCCGCGCGAAGCACGACCGTCCTGAAAAACCTGCTGAACGAAGCGGCAGGCTGATCCCGTCCTACGCCGGAACCCGATAGACGCAAGAGCCGATGCACCGGCTCAAGCGTCTGGGTCGTCTGGCGAAACCGATCATGCTCGCTTCACATTACCAGCGGTCTTTCAGGAAACCAACCTGTCTTGATCCGGCACCCGAAGCATCAGGCCCGCAGACCGAGGGCGCTTCGAAAGCGGTCGGTTTTCCGCATTCCGGGCGTAGCCTTCCGGATGCCGTTCGACCGCATCGCGGCCGGTCAGGACTTCGTTTCAACGGAGGAACTGAAATGACTATGTTGAGCAAGAAACTGGCCGGCGGCGCCGTGCTGGCAGCCGCATTGATGCACGGAACGGCCGCGATGGCGGCCTCCGGCACCGTCGCCTTCCTGATGCCGGACCAAGCGTCCACCCGTTACGAGGAGCATGACTTCCCCGGCTTCAAGGCCGAGATGGAAAAGCTCTGCCCCGACTGCACGGTCATCTACCAGAATGCCGATGCGGACGTGGCCCGTCAGCAGCAGCAATTCAACTCGGTGCTGACCCAGGGGGCCAAGGTGATCGTTCTGGACCCGGTGGACTCCAGCGCCGCCGCCTCGCTTGTCGCGCTCGCCCAGAGCCAGGACGTCAAAGTGATCGCCTATGACCGGCCGATCCCGGACAAGACCGCCGATTACTACGTCTCCTTCGACAATGAAGGCATCGGCAAGGCCGTTGCGGAATCGCTGGTCCGGCACCTGGAGGAACTCGGCGTTTCGCCGGAGGCGGGCGGCCTGCTGCAGATCAACGGCTCGCCGACCGATGCGGCCGCCGGCCTCATCAAGGACGGCATTCACGCCGGGATCGCCACGAGCAACTACAAGACCCTGGCCGAATTCGACACGCCGGACTGGGCCCCGCCCAAGGCGCAGGAATGGGCGAGCGGCCAGATCACCCGCTTCGGCG is a window of Roseibium salinum DNA encoding:
- a CDS encoding sugar ABC transporter substrate-binding protein, encoding MLSKKLAGGAVLAAALMHGTAAMAASGTVAFLMPDQASTRYEEHDFPGFKAEMEKLCPDCTVIYQNADADVARQQQQFNSVLTQGAKVIVLDPVDSSAAASLVALAQSQDVKVIAYDRPIPDKTADYYVSFDNEGIGKAVAESLVRHLEELGVSPEAGGLLQINGSPTDAAAGLIKDGIHAGIATSNYKTLAEFDTPDWAPPKAQEWASGQITRFGDQIVGIVAANDGTGGGAIAALKAAGVDPLPPVTGNDATIAALQLIIAGDQYNTISKPSEIVAAAAANVAVQFLNGETPEAKTTLYDTPSELFVPAVVTRENLKAEIIDKGIQTAEELCTGRYAEGCKELGIQ
- a CDS encoding LacI family DNA-binding transcriptional regulator, producing the protein MSKRKPSIRDVAALAGVSTATVSNVFSGRKPVNDELKESVHKAARRLGYQVDRAASQLRSGRTRIIAVLVPDLTDTFFATIVSRLETAAIAEGYDVVVASSHNDRSVESSRLKALLSWRPEGLIAVPCSSVIPRELREAKGTVPMVLVDRVATQDAIADTVTIDNREAGEIAALHLLENGHRNIAIGVSDLDHPPILERTEGAAAIIEKRTGRRPIILNLGSDITVGTDTLLKWMERHPVPEAVIALTNVTTLSVLSALAEHHIDIPSRASVVAFDDYAWMSARNTGLTAIRQPVDEIASTAWRRLQLRIDSGSDIPITPTVLNAGLIVRASVRDLNASGSSSESPERRPPAAREAGGEETEKIH